The following proteins come from a genomic window of Aquimarina sp. MAR_2010_214:
- the cydB gene encoding cytochrome d ubiquinol oxidase subunit II: protein MELFWYIVLVTMLAVYVILDGYDFGAGIIHLFFAKSEKDKKAITNAIGPFWDANEVWLIAVGGVLFFAFPTLYASSFSGFYLPLIMILWLLIFRAIGLELRGQIHNKIWESIWDKAFGISSLLLALFFGVALGNIVRGVNLGNVVKGVSTQEAHYFFLPLWNPTLSPQAEELGVIDWFTLLLGVIGVIVLTIHGANWIIFKTNSNINEKLKKVVFNLNFVLVALVVTSLFVWHIIEPQPFHNFFDMPWLWFFPLLALVGLLGLFKVRTFKKDGFGFLFSSLFLFGGLMSTVASIYPKVLPSTNSVNPSLTIHNVAADAYGLGVGVIWFIIAAILVTVYMIIQYRVFKGKMDDVGYGEH from the coding sequence ATGGAGTTATTCTGGTATATCGTTTTAGTAACAATGCTAGCTGTTTATGTGATTTTAGACGGCTATGATTTTGGAGCAGGAATTATTCATTTATTTTTTGCAAAAAGCGAGAAGGACAAAAAAGCTATTACTAATGCTATTGGACCCTTTTGGGATGCAAACGAAGTTTGGTTAATTGCCGTAGGGGGTGTGCTTTTTTTTGCATTTCCTACATTGTATGCTTCGTCTTTTAGTGGCTTTTATTTACCATTAATTATGATTCTGTGGTTGCTCATTTTTAGGGCAATTGGTTTAGAACTAAGAGGACAAATTCATAATAAAATTTGGGAGAGTATTTGGGATAAGGCTTTTGGGATTTCAAGTTTACTTTTGGCACTTTTCTTTGGAGTGGCACTAGGAAATATTGTGCGCGGTGTGAATCTAGGAAACGTAGTTAAAGGAGTCTCTACTCAGGAAGCTCATTATTTCTTTTTACCACTATGGAATCCTACCTTAAGTCCACAAGCAGAGGAATTAGGCGTTATAGATTGGTTTACTTTGTTATTGGGCGTTATAGGTGTAATTGTATTAACAATTCACGGAGCCAATTGGATTATTTTTAAGACCAATTCTAATATAAATGAGAAGCTTAAAAAAGTTGTTTTTAATCTAAATTTTGTTCTAGTAGCACTAGTGGTTACTTCACTATTTGTTTGGCATATTATAGAACCACAACCGTTTCATAATTTTTTTGATATGCCTTGGTTGTGGTTTTTTCCTTTACTGGCTTTAGTTGGTCTTTTAGGGTTGTTTAAAGTAAGAACGTTTAAAAAAGATGGATTTGGATTTCTATTCTCTTCTTTGTTCTTGTTTGGTGGCCTTATGTCAACTGTAGCTTCAATTTATCCAAAGGTATTGCCTTCTACTAATTCGGTAAATCCTTCGCTTACAATACATAATGTAGCTGCAGATGCGTATGGATTAGGGGTAGGTGTCATATGGTTTATTATTGCAGCTATTTTGGTAACCGTCTATATGATTATACAATACAGAGTGTTTAAAGGTAAAATGGATGATGTAGGCTATGGTGAGCATTAA
- a CDS encoding patatin-like phospholipase family protein, whose protein sequence is MIHNKKIGLSLSGGGYRATAYHLGTLKKLKELNVLDKVDIISTNSGGSITGATYGLYGHDYDEFEQVILKGVKSSVIKGVLTSGRFLVSFTFSLITLGLITYFLFTPHEWISFLLLVCFLMFVFFFQFQLFPISKLNEKMYSKFFFKGKTLQDLSEKTNIAINATNLETGRLFTFSRTKMTDSSYDFPKDGGAAIEFEHSNFPLARAVAASTSVPFVFTPVKIANRFYKKSTDIKRVTPCLVDGGVYDNQGAHKITQSNSSYACDIVVISDAGNVIPFKHRFRNTLTLLIRTSDIFMNRIKNIQMSNYLYQVNKADKKEIAYQSLGWDLENAIPNFIKGIKKGVILDHVLDYHTITKEDIEEKRWGVIENKLKENIQYNRILEESNTQEELSIARSVSTNLVALKEKEIDALIRHASCITEIQVRLYCPTLID, encoded by the coding sequence ATGATACACAATAAAAAAATAGGACTTAGCTTATCTGGTGGAGGCTACAGGGCCACAGCCTATCATCTAGGCACATTAAAAAAATTAAAAGAATTAAATGTATTAGATAAAGTAGATATCATTTCTACCAATTCTGGAGGATCTATCACCGGAGCTACTTATGGCCTATATGGTCATGATTATGATGAGTTTGAGCAAGTGATTCTTAAAGGAGTAAAATCTAGCGTAATCAAAGGAGTACTTACTTCTGGAAGGTTTTTAGTATCATTTACTTTTTCCTTAATAACCTTAGGATTAATAACCTACTTCTTGTTTACTCCTCATGAATGGATTAGTTTTCTATTGCTAGTATGTTTTTTGATGTTTGTTTTCTTTTTTCAGTTTCAACTATTTCCTATTAGTAAGTTGAATGAAAAGATGTATTCTAAATTCTTTTTTAAAGGAAAAACATTACAAGACTTATCAGAAAAAACTAATATTGCAATTAATGCTACCAATTTAGAAACAGGAAGGTTATTTACTTTTTCAAGAACAAAAATGACTGATTCATCCTATGATTTCCCAAAAGATGGAGGCGCTGCTATCGAATTCGAACACAGTAATTTCCCTCTAGCACGCGCGGTTGCTGCCTCTACCTCTGTCCCTTTTGTATTTACACCTGTTAAAATTGCTAATCGATTTTATAAAAAATCAACAGATATTAAAAGAGTAACTCCTTGCCTGGTTGATGGAGGGGTCTATGATAATCAGGGAGCGCACAAAATAACACAATCTAATAGTTCTTATGCCTGTGATATTGTCGTTATCAGCGATGCGGGTAATGTGATCCCTTTTAAACATCGATTTAGAAATACCCTTACATTACTGATCAGAACCAGTGACATTTTTATGAATAGAATTAAAAATATTCAGATGTCTAATTATCTTTATCAAGTTAATAAAGCAGATAAAAAGGAGATTGCTTATCAGTCTTTGGGGTGGGATTTAGAAAATGCAATTCCTAATTTTATTAAAGGAATTAAAAAAGGAGTTATACTAGATCATGTGCTCGACTACCATACGATAACAAAAGAAGATATCGAAGAAAAACGATGGGGAGTAATCGAGAATAAATTAAAAGAAAATATACAATACAATAGAATACTAGAAGAATCTAATACACAAGAGGAGTTGTCTATAGCCAGAAGCGTATCAACAAATCTAGTGGCGCTAAAAGAAAAAGAAATTGATGCTCTGATCAGACATGCATCATGTATTACAGAAATACAAGTGCGCCTGTATTGTCCAACACTTATTGACTAG
- a CDS encoding RICIN domain-containing protein — protein sequence MTTFSKKIILAMVLISVTTVMGQQEALKILSNGNVGIGTSTPEKTLHVDGDVKIDGDLSLKSSQKIVVDFGFENAHKLISFEKNDKEGKSRGLVHLYAPTNYSPSIPTITLVGKYGGTEGNVGIGTTNPEKPLHVKGDTKIKGQLQLHDKNDKAQIILDPDQKKLKVGSVELHEEELKLFKIKNKPTWKIYTYVYPDTYNYGNKSVVKLYMTINSKKELTLEYGPEDKVYDTNAKKYTYLSNTKNVRPVNLEFQKKGEYYKIYHDATNTYVQASSIYNPPRMSQKTNNQLQDFEFEIAADGSFYIKNIESNLYLNVPANGNTIIMNKKDSKYTRWFIEPGEIDLPAFLRELEPTK from the coding sequence ATGACAACTTTTTCAAAAAAAATCATACTTGCAATGGTACTTATTTCTGTAACTACAGTAATGGGACAACAAGAAGCATTAAAAATTCTTTCTAATGGTAACGTGGGTATAGGAACATCAACACCAGAGAAAACCTTACATGTTGATGGAGATGTTAAGATTGATGGTGATTTATCCCTTAAATCCTCTCAAAAAATAGTGGTAGACTTTGGGTTTGAAAATGCTCACAAACTCATTTCATTTGAAAAAAACGATAAAGAAGGTAAATCTCGAGGTTTGGTTCATCTTTATGCGCCAACGAATTATTCCCCCTCAATCCCTACAATAACATTAGTTGGTAAATACGGTGGTACTGAAGGAAATGTAGGTATTGGAACTACCAATCCTGAAAAACCATTACACGTTAAAGGGGATACTAAGATTAAAGGACAACTTCAATTACATGATAAAAATGACAAGGCACAAATAATACTAGATCCAGATCAAAAAAAACTCAAAGTAGGATCAGTAGAGTTACATGAAGAAGAATTAAAATTATTTAAAATCAAAAATAAACCTACCTGGAAGATTTACACATATGTATATCCAGATACATATAATTACGGAAATAAATCCGTCGTAAAGCTATATATGACAATAAATTCAAAAAAAGAATTAACTCTAGAATATGGCCCAGAAGATAAAGTATACGACACCAATGCTAAAAAATATACTTACCTATCAAACACTAAAAACGTACGACCTGTCAATTTAGAATTTCAAAAAAAAGGAGAATACTATAAAATCTATCACGATGCTACAAACACCTACGTACAGGCAAGCTCAATATATAATCCTCCTAGAATGAGTCAGAAAACTAATAATCAACTCCAAGATTTTGAATTTGAGATAGCAGCAGACGGGTCTTTTTATATAAAAAATATAGAAAGTAATTTATATCTCAATGTACCGGCTAATGGTAATACAATTATTATGAATAAAAAAGACAGCAAATATACCAGATGGTTTATAGAACCCGGAGAAATCGACTTACCTGCCTTTCTTAGAGAATTAGAACCTACAAAATAA
- a CDS encoding tail fiber domain-containing protein — protein MTTLYKTIIIAVILCISGTSFGQKEVLKILSNGNVGIGTSTPEKTLHVNGDVAFEKMLLVNDEVKIEKDLHVKGDLWLKPSQKIAVDFGLDSKKPGIISFQKKKIGDNSYVGMINFYAPSGAPISVESTPTMTLVGVNKNSGNVGIGTSTPEKKLHVKGSSKFEGELFTNSVYINTSTSTEDYNHFSLYVGKSAFTHELPYYGYLSNGDSGTQLVTNIGKGFGLEYYTAPVGKVYHKHPNNYSIYAESRIAAKEFNAHSDARIKTIKGVSNAKKDLETLSKIQVTNYQMKDTIEKGTQQYKKVIAQQVKKVFPQAVNNTITQIVPNIYQASEINQGWVSLSDSNIKIGDKVKLIFTETTELVEVLEVTDKQIKVASKKEGKVFVYGTQVHDFHTVDYDAISMLNVSATQELIRQIEALKKENETIKSVFFTKIEALEAKMDRITHQNMITTSHLE, from the coding sequence ATGACAACACTATATAAAACTATAATAATTGCAGTCATTTTATGCATATCAGGGACTTCTTTTGGGCAAAAAGAAGTTCTAAAAATTCTTTCTAATGGCAACGTGGGTATAGGAACATCAACACCAGAGAAGACCTTACATGTTAATGGAGATGTAGCATTCGAAAAAATGTTACTTGTAAATGATGAAGTGAAAATTGAAAAAGACTTGCATGTTAAAGGAGACCTATGGCTAAAACCTTCTCAAAAAATAGCAGTCGACTTTGGGCTTGATTCTAAAAAACCTGGTATTATTTCATTTCAGAAAAAGAAGATTGGGGATAATAGTTATGTTGGTATGATTAATTTTTACGCCCCTTCAGGCGCTCCAATTTCGGTTGAAAGTACTCCAACGATGACATTGGTTGGTGTTAATAAAAACTCTGGAAATGTAGGTATAGGAACTTCTACTCCTGAAAAAAAATTACATGTAAAAGGGAGTAGTAAATTCGAAGGAGAATTATTTACAAATTCTGTTTATATAAATACCTCAACGAGTACAGAAGACTACAATCATTTTTCATTATATGTAGGTAAATCTGCTTTTACACATGAGCTACCTTATTACGGATACCTTAGTAATGGAGATTCAGGAACACAATTAGTCACTAATATTGGTAAGGGTTTTGGCCTTGAATATTATACCGCACCAGTTGGTAAGGTATATCATAAACATCCTAATAATTATTCAATCTATGCAGAGAGTCGCATTGCAGCAAAAGAATTTAATGCACACTCCGATGCTCGTATCAAAACCATCAAAGGAGTCAGTAATGCTAAAAAAGACTTGGAAACCTTGTCCAAAATACAAGTGACTAATTACCAAATGAAAGATACAATAGAAAAAGGCACACAACAATATAAAAAGGTAATTGCACAACAGGTCAAGAAAGTGTTCCCACAGGCAGTAAACAATACGATCACACAAATAGTTCCTAATATTTATCAGGCATCTGAGATCAATCAGGGGTGGGTATCATTATCAGATAGCAACATTAAAATAGGTGACAAAGTAAAACTCATTTTTACAGAAACCACTGAGCTTGTCGAAGTATTAGAAGTAACAGATAAGCAAATCAAAGTAGCTTCAAAAAAAGAAGGAAAAGTATTTGTATATGGTACACAGGTGCATGATTTTCATACTGTAGATTATGATGCGATTAGCATGCTTAATGTAAGTGCTACCCAAGAGCTTATACGGCAGATAGAAGCATTAAAAAAAGAAAACGAAACCATCAAGAGTGTCTTTTTTACCAAAATAGAAGCTCTAGAAGCTAAAATGGATCGAATAACACATCAGAATATGATTACTACTTCTCATCTAGAATAA
- a CDS encoding DNRLRE domain-containing protein, which yields MHISYKYHKIILLVFNMLIAGSIYSQDRYTTTILPEEDITIPKTQGDHYLKISKSENETLGALLKFNLNHLPKNIKITSLKLKLYLSSGGNDNPPGQRIYLYTVKEKINSKLSLDSLDNIKNKSTAVYEMPSKKKKTSTIEMNFSKEKVKEISTDTTKRILFLVIKSATEKDQPSKFYSTKLAEDTDEFSKKPKLLVTYEIENSPHRLDWAQSFANAQHNGYYDWTTSPIGTTAILQNIKLPKGHQIVGADQIGAISIYNNKPIVLTQSAIDTPNFYVNKLNLGDTAVWNSVPVDDIAICNPVIDEHGRLHYLSLKKFTLLDLTSKKWGNELISKTVSELTNKQIVTSSNKSTLGYDGTLYIVGKGTDEKHRIIALSAYPELKIKWIYNSTTKEKLLGSVSLSPDESKAFFIEVDKGHSRLIVLDNIDGTTLSTSDYVLDGYKKKDSKDSYLVPHPVIQNNARVFVLNGYRSSNLLFIFDISNKGKITKSDTISSGNTVNKKISQPVVLGKNADHVFFIYNQKLARYDSLSPKKVHEFEAADKINNASTLLTDKSNNIYVLDVKKSKKAYGFTYQNQFKQTYTTPLSGLEGVNENFALAPDGTLYATGKNNLSIITPVPLKKELKLKSIHIKSTYRASEKIMVEKNVQIEKRVNTILYSHGSISFESGFGVTKGAQLTCKTGKIKH from the coding sequence ATGCATATCTCTTATAAATATCATAAAATTATACTCCTTGTTTTTAATATGTTAATTGCGGGTAGTATTTATTCTCAAGACCGGTATACCACTACTATTCTTCCTGAAGAAGATATTACTATACCCAAAACACAGGGTGATCATTATTTAAAAATATCTAAAAGTGAAAATGAAACGTTAGGAGCTTTATTAAAATTCAATTTAAATCATCTGCCTAAAAATATAAAAATCACATCCCTAAAATTGAAGTTATACCTGTCTTCTGGTGGGAATGATAATCCCCCAGGGCAAAGAATCTATCTGTATACAGTAAAAGAAAAAATCAACTCTAAATTAAGTTTAGACAGTTTAGACAATATAAAAAATAAAAGTACTGCAGTATATGAGATGCCTTCGAAAAAAAAGAAGACTAGTACTATCGAAATGAATTTTAGTAAGGAAAAGGTAAAAGAAATTTCAACAGATACTACAAAAAGAATATTGTTTTTAGTAATAAAATCTGCTACAGAAAAGGATCAACCTAGTAAATTTTATTCTACCAAATTAGCCGAAGATACGGATGAGTTTTCTAAAAAACCTAAATTACTGGTAACCTATGAAATTGAAAATAGCCCCCATAGGTTAGATTGGGCGCAATCTTTTGCCAACGCTCAGCATAACGGTTATTATGACTGGACTACGAGTCCAATTGGTACAACTGCTATACTACAAAATATAAAACTTCCTAAAGGACATCAAATTGTTGGGGCAGACCAGATAGGTGCTATTTCAATTTATAATAACAAACCTATCGTTCTTACTCAATCTGCCATAGATACTCCTAATTTTTATGTAAACAAATTAAATTTAGGGGATACTGCGGTATGGAATAGTGTTCCTGTTGATGATATTGCAATATGTAACCCCGTAATAGATGAACATGGTAGGCTACACTACTTATCTCTCAAAAAATTTACACTGCTAGATCTAACCAGCAAAAAATGGGGCAATGAACTCATTTCTAAAACAGTATCAGAACTTACCAACAAGCAAATAGTAACGAGTAGCAATAAAAGTACCTTAGGGTACGATGGCACACTATATATAGTGGGAAAAGGTACAGATGAAAAACATAGAATAATTGCTCTTTCTGCATATCCCGAACTAAAAATTAAATGGATATACAACTCGACAACAAAAGAAAAATTATTGGGTTCGGTTTCATTAAGCCCAGATGAAAGCAAAGCTTTTTTTATAGAAGTTGATAAAGGACATAGTCGTCTTATTGTTTTAGATAATATAGATGGAACCACGCTATCTACATCTGATTATGTACTAGATGGATATAAGAAAAAAGATTCTAAAGACTCATATTTAGTTCCACACCCCGTGATTCAGAATAACGCTAGGGTTTTTGTGCTTAATGGGTATCGATCTTCTAATCTACTGTTTATTTTTGATATAAGTAATAAAGGAAAAATTACGAAAAGTGATACTATCTCATCTGGAAATACTGTAAATAAAAAAATATCGCAACCAGTTGTTCTGGGTAAAAATGCTGATCATGTCTTTTTTATATACAATCAAAAATTAGCCCGCTATGATAGTTTAAGCCCCAAAAAAGTACATGAGTTTGAGGCGGCAGATAAAATAAATAATGCTTCTACATTATTGACAGATAAGTCTAACAATATATATGTACTTGATGTTAAGAAATCTAAAAAAGCATACGGTTTTACTTACCAAAACCAGTTTAAGCAGACATATACCACTCCTTTATCTGGTTTGGAGGGGGTAAATGAAAATTTTGCTTTGGCTCCCGATGGTACATTATATGCTACAGGAAAAAATAATCTCTCGATAATCACTCCTGTTCCATTAAAAAAGGAACTCAAGTTAAAAAGTATACATATTAAAAGTACATACCGAGCTTCAGAAAAAATAATGGTAGAAAAAAATGTTCAAATAGAAAAGAGAGTAAACACCATTTTATATAGTCATGGTAGTATTTCTTTTGAATCAGGATTTGGTGTCACCAAAGGGGCTCAACTTACTTGTAAAACAGGTAAAATCAAGCACTAA
- a CDS encoding kelch repeat-containing protein, with protein MEYQIIKKNETTDGGAIDFTVKISKVSEGKIQPIEKFTIQELDSKDREDLTYTLYVFENTIPDNDFSDIDSDGTYLLESNRHQRSKKYYDFKKNDREFQYIVLKIRGKKEATKTSTINLEIILNDKTNGSEKKFPLTIQNVTSSIKILSFSATPAVLQGNTTPIELNWQIKGDKYTYTLWEGDKKIDQGNSENNKKQSYATIPPIGDHTYTLEVKNDDVCVSEKIRVKGVDGSLLSEKSNPKPPFVIANICAAQKSDYLFCLMLKTENGVVQIDHIGYTQNAFFGEWSRIELSEEEKKSLQPFILSPLVHLQFNDSDKNSLGKLFFVGGSSLETNKTSNAIAAVDLKIKNDDTDDSKVFIHSKNIGWKARMGHTCVVFPFAEKDCIWVIGGADESGNALNDIWVSENGEVWKGWRQKPENENKSPWEARFMASIAIELDVSKKKNALWFGGGFNPMNEEQRPDIWRFDKHNWSKIPSLSFPPDYMSSGMISISNENNNSSDLYIMGGLKHTQIMGNYFNKVIKSDQKYTLIQHNTSINTDSFDTRSLAVIRTVFFQGCLWYIVLSKDEGVHCSKLYYWVPPLNSKTLIL; from the coding sequence ATGGAATATCAAATTATAAAAAAAAATGAAACAACTGATGGAGGAGCTATTGATTTTACAGTAAAAATATCAAAAGTTTCTGAAGGTAAAATACAACCTATTGAAAAGTTTACAATACAAGAATTAGATTCAAAAGATAGAGAAGACCTTACGTATACATTATATGTATTCGAAAATACCATTCCTGATAACGATTTTTCTGATATTGACTCAGATGGCACATATCTATTAGAATCCAATCGTCACCAACGGAGTAAAAAGTATTATGATTTCAAGAAAAATGATCGAGAATTTCAATATATCGTATTAAAAATAAGAGGAAAAAAAGAAGCCACAAAAACTTCTACGATCAATTTAGAAATCATACTAAACGATAAAACTAATGGGAGTGAGAAAAAGTTCCCACTGACCATTCAGAATGTAACCTCATCAATTAAAATTCTTTCTTTTTCGGCTACTCCAGCAGTACTACAAGGAAATACAACTCCTATTGAACTAAATTGGCAGATAAAAGGAGATAAGTATACCTATACCCTATGGGAAGGTGATAAAAAAATAGATCAGGGAAATAGCGAAAATAATAAAAAACAATCCTATGCAACCATACCTCCTATAGGAGATCACACCTATACTTTAGAAGTAAAAAATGATGATGTTTGTGTATCAGAAAAAATTAGAGTTAAAGGAGTAGATGGTTCCTTATTATCAGAAAAAAGCAACCCCAAACCTCCTTTTGTTATTGCAAATATATGTGCTGCTCAAAAATCAGATTACCTTTTTTGTCTAATGTTAAAAACAGAAAATGGAGTTGTTCAAATAGATCATATAGGGTATACCCAAAATGCTTTTTTTGGTGAATGGTCTAGGATAGAACTTTCTGAAGAAGAGAAAAAAAGTCTACAACCCTTTATATTATCTCCTTTAGTACATCTACAGTTTAATGATTCTGATAAAAACTCTCTTGGTAAACTCTTCTTTGTAGGAGGTAGTTCTTTGGAAACTAATAAAACATCTAATGCCATTGCTGCTGTTGATCTAAAAATCAAAAATGATGATACAGATGATTCAAAAGTTTTTATTCATTCTAAAAACATAGGTTGGAAAGCACGCATGGGACACACGTGTGTGGTATTTCCATTTGCCGAAAAAGACTGTATTTGGGTAATTGGAGGGGCTGATGAAAGTGGAAATGCATTAAATGATATATGGGTATCCGAAAACGGAGAAGTTTGGAAAGGCTGGAGACAAAAACCTGAAAACGAAAACAAATCCCCTTGGGAAGCAAGATTCATGGCTAGTATTGCTATAGAATTAGATGTGTCAAAGAAAAAAAATGCGTTATGGTTTGGAGGAGGATTTAACCCCATGAACGAAGAACAAAGACCTGATATCTGGCGATTCGATAAGCATAACTGGAGTAAGATACCCTCTTTGTCTTTTCCGCCTGATTATATGTCTTCTGGCATGATCTCTATTAGTAATGAAAACAACAATTCTTCAGACCTATACATAATGGGAGGGCTTAAGCATACCCAGATAATGGGTAACTATTTTAATAAGGTCATTAAAAGTGATCAAAAGTATACCCTTATCCAGCATAATACATCAATAAACACAGATAGTTTTGATACTCGCTCCCTTGCTGTAATACGTACTGTTTTTTTTCAGGGGTGCCTATGGTACATAGTGCTTAGTAAGGATGAAGGAGTGCATTGTTCGAAACTATATTATTGGGTTCCCCCGTTAAATAGTAAAACATTGATCTTATAA